From Mytilus galloprovincialis chromosome 9, xbMytGall1.hap1.1, whole genome shotgun sequence, the proteins below share one genomic window:
- the LOC143046002 gene encoding uncharacterized protein LOC143046002 isoform X1, whose amino-acid sequence MACPNEVHDVLFSKARVVLNNNVKRLWFKINPFLERKDTLKGFSQPEQLSKFVKLLQSSVGCEQYFSDELTTFQDVTVEEFWDFLYSDKWSHGCSIRILEGQLLDYLITALYVLEKTNIIGHHNTFAFARNQRERRGCYKLSNEEKGCTLIEETLLLEFTYYGRKTEKKSKDKPSSPRETTTDSTFHTITEEDEEESDDFATMQILSRSRKRKQSIFHYNFDPYSSHSFKRNSMFVSSENKEEMNDISRRLEYMVKTGCVKNDPDDIKNTIRNWNDQESRNNGDSRSEKSTTGNASDKPNVEIIPQIPRDDPKSNQSSPDNEYKMKARVRNLAKFGCTENDVFGDGLDVQVVDDVKTLETFDTGQEFYLGENITKALTEDLNVEDKLRSKLKDKQKMREEKKAIEVDWKKHHQGLPKYKEIDFSLYANTKRVLRIPPRVPTFEEFLHILEEEEKYDPRFRRAKQMSKKVAKRYNIQREALKSKRSNQTLAEETNPEDDNKLPPIGIKQGQLKYRQNTIGFAEEVGGVTDSKACERWVIDQQQGLRKRSPSRRFTAFSDEDERERSVSFEYESTLYDFDLLRRGSSVESDIPLVFLTSASGTLTELLHEEEAETVENITPQKNETKTTISTLSSPLIVKNKLMTKKKSIKETKSKKPSPLKKTLPKKLEVPSPETETDEEPEKEFFDTKKLNLKYSFERLRGKQIKKKEPSFIEVLKKYYKIQKVVNKFTSQKKGGRRRGIFARLMKLPMEEHKEDLPPIGTLKKFDFLNHKAPPLNQGENVSFATVSMLDFTAKVLKALDDFVVRKEQVVSDYYSKTSMTITFTRKSVFKMKQD is encoded by the exons AAGAGTTCTGGGATTTCCTGTATTCTGACAAATGGTCCCATGGCTGTTCTATACGGATACTTGAAGGTCAACTGTTGGACTACCTCATCACAGCTCTGTATGTCCTAGAGAAGACAAACATCATAGGACATCATAATACATTTGCTTTCGCTAGGAACCAGCGAGAAAGACGAGGCTGTTATAAACTATCCAATGAAGAAAAG GGGTGTACACTGATAGAGGAAACCTTGTTATTAGAATTTACGTATTATGGACGGAAAACAGAGAAGAAGTCTAAAGACAAGCCCTCTTCGCCACGCGAGACAACAACTGATTCCACATTCCACACTATCACAGAGGAGGACGAGGAGGAATCAGACGATTTTGCCACAATGCAAATTCTCT cTCGGTCAAGGAAAAGGAAGCAGAGTATATTCCATTACAATTTCGACCCATATTCATCACACTCCTTCAAAAGAAATTCTATGTTTGTATCATCTGAAAACAAAGAGGAAATGAACGATATTTCTAGACGGTTAGAGTACATGGTAAAAACTGGCTGTGTAAAGAATGACCCAGATGATATAAAAAATACTATTAGGAACTGGAATGACCAGGAATCTCGAAATAATGGAGACAGCAGGTCAGAAAAAAGTACAACTGGTAATGCATCGGACAAACCAAATGTAGAAATCATACCACAGATCCCACGTGATGACCCGAAGTCCAATCAAAGCAGTCCGGATAATGAATATAAAATGAAAGCAAGAGTGCGCAACTTGGCAAAATTTGGCTGTACTGAAAATGATGTGTTTGGTGATGGGTTAGATGTGCAGGTGGTAGATGATGTCAAAACTTTGGAAACCTTCGACACTGGCCAAGAATTCTATTTAggagaaaatataacaaaagctCTAACAGAAGATTTGAATGTTGAAGATAAGCTAAGATCGAAACtcaaagacaaacagaaaatgCGCGAGGAGAAAAAAGCCATAGAAGTAGACTGGAAGAAGCACCATCAGGGTTTGCCGAAGTACAAAGAAATAGATTTTAGCCTATACGCAAATACGAAAAGAGTCCTAAGAATACCACCGCGAGTTCCAACATTTGAAGAATTTCTACATATCCTAGAAGAAGAAGAAAAGTACGATCCAAGATTTCGACGAGCTAAACAAATGTCCAAGAAGGTAGCAAAACGTTACAATATCCAAAGGGAGGCATTAAAAAGTAAAAGATCTAATCAAACATTAGCAGAAGAGACGAACCCGGAAGATGACAACAAATTGCCGCCAATTGGTATAAAACAAGGGCAATTAAAATATAGGCAAAATACCATAGGATTTGCTGAAGAAGTAGGTGGCGTGACAGACTCAAAAGCGTGCGAAAGATGGGTAATAGATCAACAACAAGGGTTAAGAAAAAGGTCGCCGAGCAGACGCTTTACTGCATTTTCGGATGAAGATGAACGAGAAAGGTCTGTTTCTTTTGAATATGAGTCAACATTATATGATTTTGATTTGCTCAGACGAGGATCGTCTGTTGAATCTGACATCCCTCTAGTTTTTCTGACTTCTGCGTCAGGAACACTCACAGAACTTCTCCATGAAGAAGAGGCGGAAACTGTTGAAAATATAACTCCTCAAAAAAACGAGACAAAAACGACCATTTCTACACTTTCATCTCCATTAATAGTAAAAAATAAGTTAATGactaaaaaaaagtcaataaaagAAACGAAATCTAAGAAGCCATCCCCTTTGAAAAAAACTCTTCCAAAGAAATTGGAAGTCCCATCTCCTGAAACTGAAACAGACGAAGAACCAGAAAAGGAATTTTTTGATACTAAAAAGCTGAATTTAAAATACAGTTTCGAAAGGTTAAGAGGGAAACAAATCAAAAAGAAGGAACCGTCATTCATTGAAGTACTAAAAAAATACTACAAAATTCAAAAAGTGGTAAACAAATTCACATCACAAAAGAAAGGTGGTAGAAGGAGGGGTATATTTGCGCGGTTAATGAAGTTACCTATGGAAGAACACAAAGAAGATTTACCACCAATTGGAACATTAaagaagtttgattttttaaatcacaaaGCTCCACCATTGAACCAGGGAGAAAACGTTTCGTTTGCTACAGTATCAATGCTCGATTTCACAGCAAAAGTTCTTAAAGCTTTAGATGACTTTGTTGTCAGGAAGGAACAGGTAGTTTCGGATTATTATTCCAAGACTTCTATGACCATCACGTTTACCAGAAAATCTGTTTTCAAGATGAAACAAGATTGA
- the LOC143046002 gene encoding uncharacterized protein LOC143046002 isoform X2, with protein sequence MMKPLVVYPFFQEFWDFLYSDKWSHGCSIRILEGQLLDYLITALYVLEKTNIIGHHNTFAFARNQRERRGCYKLSNEEKGCTLIEETLLLEFTYYGRKTEKKSKDKPSSPRETTTDSTFHTITEEDEEESDDFATMQILSRSRKRKQSIFHYNFDPYSSHSFKRNSMFVSSENKEEMNDISRRLEYMVKTGCVKNDPDDIKNTIRNWNDQESRNNGDSRSEKSTTGNASDKPNVEIIPQIPRDDPKSNQSSPDNEYKMKARVRNLAKFGCTENDVFGDGLDVQVVDDVKTLETFDTGQEFYLGENITKALTEDLNVEDKLRSKLKDKQKMREEKKAIEVDWKKHHQGLPKYKEIDFSLYANTKRVLRIPPRVPTFEEFLHILEEEEKYDPRFRRAKQMSKKVAKRYNIQREALKSKRSNQTLAEETNPEDDNKLPPIGIKQGQLKYRQNTIGFAEEVGGVTDSKACERWVIDQQQGLRKRSPSRRFTAFSDEDERERSVSFEYESTLYDFDLLRRGSSVESDIPLVFLTSASGTLTELLHEEEAETVENITPQKNETKTTISTLSSPLIVKNKLMTKKKSIKETKSKKPSPLKKTLPKKLEVPSPETETDEEPEKEFFDTKKLNLKYSFERLRGKQIKKKEPSFIEVLKKYYKIQKVVNKFTSQKKGGRRRGIFARLMKLPMEEHKEDLPPIGTLKKFDFLNHKAPPLNQGENVSFATVSMLDFTAKVLKALDDFVVRKEQVVSDYYSKTSMTITFTRKSVFKMKQD encoded by the exons AAACCGTTGGTTGTGTATCCTTTTTTTC AAGAGTTCTGGGATTTCCTGTATTCTGACAAATGGTCCCATGGCTGTTCTATACGGATACTTGAAGGTCAACTGTTGGACTACCTCATCACAGCTCTGTATGTCCTAGAGAAGACAAACATCATAGGACATCATAATACATTTGCTTTCGCTAGGAACCAGCGAGAAAGACGAGGCTGTTATAAACTATCCAATGAAGAAAAG GGGTGTACACTGATAGAGGAAACCTTGTTATTAGAATTTACGTATTATGGACGGAAAACAGAGAAGAAGTCTAAAGACAAGCCCTCTTCGCCACGCGAGACAACAACTGATTCCACATTCCACACTATCACAGAGGAGGACGAGGAGGAATCAGACGATTTTGCCACAATGCAAATTCTCT cTCGGTCAAGGAAAAGGAAGCAGAGTATATTCCATTACAATTTCGACCCATATTCATCACACTCCTTCAAAAGAAATTCTATGTTTGTATCATCTGAAAACAAAGAGGAAATGAACGATATTTCTAGACGGTTAGAGTACATGGTAAAAACTGGCTGTGTAAAGAATGACCCAGATGATATAAAAAATACTATTAGGAACTGGAATGACCAGGAATCTCGAAATAATGGAGACAGCAGGTCAGAAAAAAGTACAACTGGTAATGCATCGGACAAACCAAATGTAGAAATCATACCACAGATCCCACGTGATGACCCGAAGTCCAATCAAAGCAGTCCGGATAATGAATATAAAATGAAAGCAAGAGTGCGCAACTTGGCAAAATTTGGCTGTACTGAAAATGATGTGTTTGGTGATGGGTTAGATGTGCAGGTGGTAGATGATGTCAAAACTTTGGAAACCTTCGACACTGGCCAAGAATTCTATTTAggagaaaatataacaaaagctCTAACAGAAGATTTGAATGTTGAAGATAAGCTAAGATCGAAACtcaaagacaaacagaaaatgCGCGAGGAGAAAAAAGCCATAGAAGTAGACTGGAAGAAGCACCATCAGGGTTTGCCGAAGTACAAAGAAATAGATTTTAGCCTATACGCAAATACGAAAAGAGTCCTAAGAATACCACCGCGAGTTCCAACATTTGAAGAATTTCTACATATCCTAGAAGAAGAAGAAAAGTACGATCCAAGATTTCGACGAGCTAAACAAATGTCCAAGAAGGTAGCAAAACGTTACAATATCCAAAGGGAGGCATTAAAAAGTAAAAGATCTAATCAAACATTAGCAGAAGAGACGAACCCGGAAGATGACAACAAATTGCCGCCAATTGGTATAAAACAAGGGCAATTAAAATATAGGCAAAATACCATAGGATTTGCTGAAGAAGTAGGTGGCGTGACAGACTCAAAAGCGTGCGAAAGATGGGTAATAGATCAACAACAAGGGTTAAGAAAAAGGTCGCCGAGCAGACGCTTTACTGCATTTTCGGATGAAGATGAACGAGAAAGGTCTGTTTCTTTTGAATATGAGTCAACATTATATGATTTTGATTTGCTCAGACGAGGATCGTCTGTTGAATCTGACATCCCTCTAGTTTTTCTGACTTCTGCGTCAGGAACACTCACAGAACTTCTCCATGAAGAAGAGGCGGAAACTGTTGAAAATATAACTCCTCAAAAAAACGAGACAAAAACGACCATTTCTACACTTTCATCTCCATTAATAGTAAAAAATAAGTTAATGactaaaaaaaagtcaataaaagAAACGAAATCTAAGAAGCCATCCCCTTTGAAAAAAACTCTTCCAAAGAAATTGGAAGTCCCATCTCCTGAAACTGAAACAGACGAAGAACCAGAAAAGGAATTTTTTGATACTAAAAAGCTGAATTTAAAATACAGTTTCGAAAGGTTAAGAGGGAAACAAATCAAAAAGAAGGAACCGTCATTCATTGAAGTACTAAAAAAATACTACAAAATTCAAAAAGTGGTAAACAAATTCACATCACAAAAGAAAGGTGGTAGAAGGAGGGGTATATTTGCGCGGTTAATGAAGTTACCTATGGAAGAACACAAAGAAGATTTACCACCAATTGGAACATTAaagaagtttgattttttaaatcacaaaGCTCCACCATTGAACCAGGGAGAAAACGTTTCGTTTGCTACAGTATCAATGCTCGATTTCACAGCAAAAGTTCTTAAAGCTTTAGATGACTTTGTTGTCAGGAAGGAACAGGTAGTTTCGGATTATTATTCCAAGACTTCTATGACCATCACGTTTACCAGAAAATCTGTTTTCAAGATGAAACAAGATTGA
- the LOC143046007 gene encoding ubiquitin-conjugating enzyme E2-17 kDa-like isoform X2 — MALKRLNKELQDITTDPPPGCSAGPVGDDLFKWEASLTGPVGFKTKIYHPNINSSGAICLDILRSQWSPALTVSKILLSLHALMSEPNPDDPLMPDIAKLFKTDRKKYMQNAREWTRKYAT; from the exons ATGGCTCTAAAACGTTTGAATAAG GAGTTACAAGATATAACAACAGACCCCCCACCAGGTTGCTCTGCAGGACCAGTAGGAGATGATT tattCAAATGGGAAGCATCATTAACAGGTCCA GTAGGATTTAAAACAAAGATATATCATCCAAACATAAATAGTAGTGGAGCCATATGCCTAGATATTCTAAGATCTCAATGGTCGCCAGCATTAACAGTATCAAAAA TTTTATTGTCACTGCATGCCTTAATGTCAGAACCAAACCCAGACGATCCGTTAATGCCTGATATAGCCAAGTTATTCAAGACTGATAGGAAAAAATACATGCAGAATGCTCGGGAATGGACCAGAAAATATGCTACCTGA
- the LOC143046007 gene encoding ubiquitin-conjugating enzyme E2-17 kDa-like isoform X1, with product MALKRLNKELQDITTDPPPGCSAGPVGDDLFKWEASLTGPEDSPYKDGIFFLSVQFPTDYPFKPPKVGFKTKIYHPNINSSGAICLDILRSQWSPALTVSKILLSLHALMSEPNPDDPLMPDIAKLFKTDRKKYMQNAREWTRKYAT from the exons ATGGCTCTAAAACGTTTGAATAAG GAGTTACAAGATATAACAACAGACCCCCCACCAGGTTGCTCTGCAGGACCAGTAGGAGATGATT tattCAAATGGGAAGCATCATTAACAGGTCCA GAAGACAGTCCGTataaagatggcatatttttcCTCTCAGTACAATTCCCTACAGATTATCCTTTTAAGCCACCAAAA GTAGGATTTAAAACAAAGATATATCATCCAAACATAAATAGTAGTGGAGCCATATGCCTAGATATTCTAAGATCTCAATGGTCGCCAGCATTAACAGTATCAAAAA TTTTATTGTCACTGCATGCCTTAATGTCAGAACCAAACCCAGACGATCCGTTAATGCCTGATATAGCCAAGTTATTCAAGACTGATAGGAAAAAATACATGCAGAATGCTCGGGAATGGACCAGAAAATATGCTACCTGA